One Deinococcus multiflagellatus DNA window includes the following coding sequences:
- a CDS encoding phosphotransferase family protein: protein MAALPDLSAAEQQAFIQKYGLQGPLRRLPSAGIVNRVYQTVWRGQPAVLRVPLPGDDEDTLTESVAAPAAFRAGIRTPELLRFDEDRDIVAAPVTLYALAPGRSLDTLGWRPGDPRLRRAWQEAGRELARLHAAVRTVPDPLGRLEAIHPPDVARVQAQVTETARLGTDDAEWAAALTARLLADHPPLARPVFLHNDLHPGNLMVTGGGALTALIDWGDAGWGDPVLDLTYGGPLAAPDLRRGYDDEAPGVLDSGAPLRLLAYLLHDALRRLARSPKAQGADLWHSRPGTSLLQLLRVSSQVPEWAAVLSG, encoded by the coding sequence GTGGCTGCCTTACCGGACCTTTCTGCTGCCGAACAGCAGGCTTTCATTCAGAAATACGGCCTGCAGGGTCCGCTGCGCCGGCTGCCCAGCGCGGGGATCGTGAACCGGGTGTACCAGACAGTCTGGCGGGGCCAGCCGGCCGTGCTGCGCGTGCCCCTGCCCGGCGACGACGAGGACACCCTGACCGAGAGCGTGGCCGCGCCCGCCGCCTTCCGGGCCGGTATCCGCACGCCCGAACTGCTGCGCTTTGACGAGGACCGGGACATCGTGGCCGCCCCGGTGACGCTGTACGCCCTGGCCCCGGGCCGCAGTCTGGACACCCTGGGCTGGCGCCCCGGCGACCCCCGCCTGCGCCGCGCGTGGCAGGAAGCGGGGCGCGAACTGGCCCGGCTGCACGCGGCGGTGCGCACCGTGCCCGATCCGCTGGGCCGCCTGGAAGCCATTCACCCGCCCGACGTGGCGCGTGTTCAGGCGCAGGTGACAGAGACGGCCCGATTGGGGACCGACGATGCCGAGTGGGCCGCCGCCCTCACGGCGCGCCTGCTGGCCGACCATCCGCCACTGGCCCGCCCAGTGTTTCTGCACAACGACCTGCATCCCGGCAACCTGATGGTGACCGGGGGCGGCGCCCTGACGGCCCTGATTGACTGGGGCGACGCCGGCTGGGGCGACCCGGTGCTGGACCTGACGTACGGCGGCCCGCTGGCCGCCCCGGACCTGCGGCGCGGCTACGACGACGAAGCGCCGGGCGTGCTGGACAGCGGCGCCCCACTGCGCCTGCTGGCCTACCTGCTGCACGACGCCCTGCGCCGCTTGGCCCGCAGCCCGAAAGCCCAGGGGGCTGACCTGTGGCACAGTCGCCCCGGCACCTCCCTGCTGCAACTGTTGC